From one Gemmatimonadota bacterium genomic stretch:
- a CDS encoding amidase, whose translation MREGRRRLRPGAVSALAISGGLVAAACAAAGPEPEPVEVVEATLAELQDAIRGGRTTCRMVVQAYLERIERYDGSTGLHAITEVNPRALTVADSIDAALAAGETPGPLFCAPLLVKDNFDTHDLPTTGGSAALQGSLPPDDATMVERVRRAGAIVLAKTNMAEWAFSPRQTVSSSYGTTANAYALDRVPAGSSGGTASGVAASFGVAGLGSDTGNSIRGPSSHLALFGIRSTIGLTSRDGVIPLAFDRDIAGPMARTVEDAARIFTVVAGYDPKDPYTETARDFDVPDYTTFLDANGLQGARIGVLRTLVDRPDADTAVTRVFEAALTDLTRLGAVVVDPFEVPGFEDHLRARTGCSRFRYDVARYLETLGEKAPIHDVMEAYESKTYSPYIEERLAANRDARTDVAPPAWDPPCPDYTEHPARMAYRDAVVAAMDAADVQAIVYPTWRNPPAHLDRAEEEYKGDNSQLVAPATGLPAATVPMGWTYGELPAGLQLLARPFDEGTLFRLAYAYEQGTHHRHAPAGFPSLRPSEASP comes from the coding sequence ATGCGAGAGGGACGTCGGCGGCTGCGGCCCGGCGCGGTTTCGGCGCTGGCGATCTCGGGCGGGCTCGTGGCCGCGGCGTGTGCCGCCGCCGGCCCCGAGCCCGAGCCCGTGGAGGTGGTCGAGGCCACGCTCGCGGAGCTGCAGGACGCGATCCGGGGCGGACGCACGACCTGCCGGATGGTGGTGCAGGCGTACCTGGAGCGCATCGAGCGCTACGATGGCTCCACCGGTCTGCACGCGATCACCGAGGTGAACCCGCGGGCGCTGACAGTGGCGGATTCCATCGATGCGGCGCTCGCCGCCGGGGAGACCCCCGGCCCGCTCTTCTGCGCGCCGCTCCTGGTCAAGGACAACTTCGACACGCACGACCTGCCCACCACGGGGGGCTCGGCCGCGCTGCAGGGCTCGCTCCCGCCGGACGACGCCACCATGGTGGAGCGCGTCCGGCGGGCGGGCGCGATCGTGCTGGCCAAGACCAACATGGCCGAGTGGGCCTTCAGCCCGCGGCAGACGGTGAGCTCCTCCTACGGCACCACGGCCAACGCCTACGCGCTGGACCGCGTGCCCGCGGGCTCGAGCGGGGGCACGGCCTCCGGGGTGGCGGCCAGCTTCGGGGTGGCCGGCCTCGGGAGCGACACGGGCAATTCCATCCGCGGGCCGTCGTCCCACCTGGCGCTGTTCGGGATCCGCTCCACCATCGGGCTCACCAGCCGTGATGGCGTGATCCCCCTCGCGTTCGATCGCGACATCGCCGGCCCCATGGCCCGCACGGTGGAGGACGCCGCGCGCATCTTCACGGTGGTCGCGGGCTACGATCCCAAGGATCCCTACACCGAGACCGCGCGCGACTTCGACGTCCCGGACTACACCACCTTCCTGGACGCCAACGGTCTGCAGGGCGCTCGCATCGGCGTGCTGCGCACGCTGGTGGACCGGCCCGACGCGGACACCGCGGTGACCCGGGTCTTCGAGGCCGCGCTGACCGATCTCACCCGCCTGGGCGCGGTGGTCGTCGATCCGTTCGAGGTGCCCGGATTCGAGGACCACCTGCGGGCCCGCACCGGCTGCTCCCGCTTCCGCTACGACGTGGCGCGCTACCTGGAGACGCTGGGCGAGAAGGCCCCCATCCACGACGTGATGGAGGCGTACGAAAGCAAGACGTATTCGCCCTACATCGAGGAGCGTCTCGCGGCCAATCGCGATGCCCGCACGGACGTGGCGCCCCCCGCCTGGGATCCGCCCTGCCCGGACTACACCGAGCACCCGGCGCGCATGGCGTATCGCGATGCGGTCGTGGCCGCGATGGACGCCGCGGACGTGCAGGCGATCGTGTACCCGACCTGGCGCAATCCGCCCGCGCACCTCGATCGCGCGGAGGAGGAGTACAAGGGCGACAACAGCCAGTTGGTGGCCCCGGCCACCGGGCTGCCGGCCGCCACCGTCCCGATGGGGTGGACGTACGGCGAGCTGCCCGCCGGCCTGCAACTGCTGGCCCGCCCGTTCGACGAGGGCACGCTCTTCCGACTGGCCTACGCCTACGAGCAGGGCACGCATCATCGGCACGCACCCGCAGGCTTCCCGTCCTTGCGGCCGAGCGAGGCCTCGCCGTGA
- a CDS encoding DNA-formamidopyrimidine glycosylase family protein: protein MFHPSRERNVPELPEIALYVEALRPRVVGHVLQDLRVRSPSLLRTVDPPVSTLVGRTVADVFALQKRIAFRFEPDLAGEPLFAVVHLMITGRFQWLKPGAQVPRKTGHAAFDFDDGTLLLTEQATRKRAALHVLKGEAALAELHRGGVEPLSATPGAFAEALRRENRTLKRALTDPRLVSGVGNAHSDEILLEARLSPVQLTRNLSDAEVERLWETTRASLTRWSARLREEWGDRFPTKVTAFHPEMMAHGKFGQPCPQCGSPIQRIRYADRETNYCPGCQTDGKLLADRALSRLLGKDWPRTLEEMEDHIDQRSGRKPG, encoded by the coding sequence GTGTTCCATCCGTCGCGCGAGCGCAACGTGCCCGAGCTTCCCGAGATCGCGCTGTACGTCGAGGCCCTCCGACCCCGGGTCGTGGGGCATGTGCTCCAGGACCTCCGCGTCCGCTCCCCGTCGCTGCTGCGCACCGTGGACCCGCCGGTGTCCACGCTGGTCGGCCGGACCGTGGCCGACGTCTTCGCGCTCCAGAAGCGGATCGCGTTCCGGTTCGAGCCCGATCTGGCCGGAGAGCCGCTCTTCGCCGTCGTGCACCTGATGATCACGGGACGCTTCCAGTGGCTGAAGCCCGGCGCGCAGGTGCCGCGGAAGACCGGCCACGCGGCCTTCGACTTCGACGACGGCACGCTGCTGCTGACGGAGCAGGCCACACGGAAGCGGGCGGCCCTGCACGTCCTGAAGGGAGAGGCCGCCCTGGCGGAGCTGCACCGGGGAGGCGTCGAGCCCCTGAGCGCGACACCCGGCGCGTTCGCCGAGGCGCTCCGCCGCGAGAACCGGACGCTCAAGCGCGCGCTGACCGATCCCCGCCTGGTGAGTGGAGTCGGGAACGCGCACTCCGACGAGATCCTGCTCGAGGCCCGCCTCTCCCCCGTACAGCTCACGCGGAACCTCAGCGACGCGGAGGTGGAGCGGCTGTGGGAGACCACGCGGGCCTCGCTCACGCGCTGGAGCGCGCGGCTGCGCGAGGAGTGGGGCGACCGCTTCCCCACGAAGGTCACCGCCTTCCATCCGGAGATGATGGCGCACGGGAAGTTCGGGCAGCCCTGCCCGCAGTGCGGCAGCCCCATCCAACGCATCCGCTACGCGGACCGCGAGACCAACTACTGCCCCGGCTGTCAGACCGATGGGAAGCTGTTGGCGGACCGGGCGCTGTCGCGCTTGTTGGGGAAGGATTGGCCGCGCACGTTGGAGGAGATGGAGGACCACATCGATCAGCGGAGCGGGAGGAAGCCCGGGTGA